The segment TTTCAGGATAACGCTCATAGAAAATATCGACTCGGATATGTTCATTATGCAATAACGCATAGCCACCTGTTATAAAAGCTGCAATTCCTGATAACCACGTTGATAGATCAAAAGCATATAATGTAGGTGAATTAAAAAAATATCGAGAAATAATATCATAAAATACTACTAAACTCAAAAGTACTAATAATACCCCCGCTATAATTCCCATCGTATTGTTAATGGCATTAATGGCACGGACAATTTTTTTCATGTAATTCCTCCTTCCAGCAGGAAAAATGGTAGGTTTAACTTTAAAAATTTCTACTAATAATAACAGAGGATATAGATTCAGGGGATTATGAATAATCCCCTCGAACCTCAAAACTTTTAATTTTATCTACCTGCTTTTGTTAATTCCTCTTCTAATATTTCAACCATACGCGCGTTATCATCGCTCATGCTAGCAAATTTTTCCCAAGCGACTTTTCCACTTTCTTCTAACTTCTTAATTTCTTCGTCAGGTAATGTGATTACTTCTACACCGAAACTTTCTGCCATGCTGTCATTATTTTCATTAAAGATTTTTGCACCTTCAATTGCTTTATCTTCCATTTCTCTTGCCACTTCTGTCATCATAGTCTGAAGATCTTCCGGGAGACTATTCCATGCCTGCTGACTTGCAAGTGAAATCATAAATGTTGATGCATATACTGGTGGTCTAATCATATAAGGTGCAACTTCATGATAATTAAATGTTTCAATATTATGGTATGGTGTACCTTGAGCATTTATTGTTCCTCTTTGCAACGCTTCATAGGCTTCTACAACACTAACATTTGCAGGTGCTGCTCCCATTTCTTCATACCAAGTATTCCAAAGCGCTCCACCAGAGCGGATAATTAAACCATTGAAATCTTCAAACTTACGAATTGGCTTATTACTAACAAAACCATACTCACCAGTTGGCATCCACATCATAATTTTCGCGCCATAGTTTTCGAAATTCTTTTCTAAAAGATCACCAATCTCTGTATCACGGAAAATTTGAAAAGCAAATTCATCTGTATGTGCCCAGAACGGTAAAGTTGAGAAAGCTGCTGCCGGCACAATATCCGAATAAAATCCTGGAGATGTAAATCCAAAATCAACAGTACCAGCTGCTAACGCATCAAGTAATTCATTTTGTGGTACTAGTGAATTACTATATGATTTTTCAAAAGTAATTCGACCTTCTGACCGTTTTTCAACCTCTGTAACAAATTCTTCAATTCCATAATAAGAGCCTTCGTAATCCCATTTAGCAGGTGGGAAAACTGATGTATACGTGAAGTTGAATGTTTGATCCTTCGGTGCAGAATCTGGTGTATCTGATGAACTGGTAGAACTTG is part of the Bacillus sp. Marseille-P3661 genome and harbors:
- a CDS encoding TRAP transporter substrate-binding protein, which encodes MKRKFKVLLPSIMMLVFFFLTACSSGSSSTSSSDTPDSAPKDQTFNFTYTSVFPPAKWDYEGSYYGIEEFVTEVEKRSEGRITFEKSYSNSLVPQNELLDALAAGTVDFGFTSPGFYSDIVPAAAFSTLPFWAHTDEFAFQIFRDTEIGDLLEKNFENYGAKIMMWMPTGEYGFVSNKPIRKFEDFNGLIIRSGGALWNTWYEEMGAAPANVSVVEAYEALQRGTINAQGTPYHNIETFNYHEVAPYMIRPPVYASTFMISLASQQAWNSLPEDLQTMMTEVAREMEDKAIEGAKIFNENNDSMAESFGVEVITLPDEEIKKLEESGKVAWEKFASMSDDNARMVEILEEELTKAGR